One bacterium genomic window, CCGCACACCCCTATCCCTGCCAGCTATACAGTCAGCATAAATGGCAAAAAATATGCAGTTCAAATGAATGAGAACTCTGCGGTGATTAACGGAAAAAGTTATGAGGTCAATGTGGCCGAAGGGCTGGATGCCGCTAACGGTGCGATACCCCATGAGTCAATAGACACAACGGCCATCAAAGCTCCTATGAACGCCAAAGTCGTCAAACTCCTAGTATCTGAAGGCGATCCCATTCAAGCCGGTCAAGTGGTCTGTATTCTTGAAGCCATGAAAATGGAAATTGAGGTTAGGTCGCCGGTAACTGGAATTATATCTTTAGTTGCCATCACGGCAGGACAGCAGGTCAAGACGGGCCAGCTCATCGCATCCACCAATTAACATGTCACAAACTTGCTCCGTTATGAAAAATTTTATTATTTCAATACTTTCGACGGTTATTCTTCTAAGTATGGCGGACCTTTCATTAGCCAACACTCCATCCGGTCCGGCGCAAGTCGAGTCACACCGCTCTCAAGCGATGTCCATCAGTGGCGGATTTAAAAAGCTGTGGCTCGAAACGGGCATTTATCGGTTTATTTACCCCAAAACCCTATCTGAGAAAGAGGCTGAAGTACTGGCAGCCCGTCTCCAGGCGACTGCCGCTGAGATCACTGACAATGCCCCGCGACGCACGATCATCCCTGAAGGCGCCGGACAGGCAGTCATGATCCTCGTGGGGCTCGGACTGATCTATCTGGCCATAGCAAAACAGTTTGAACCGCTGTTACTTCTCCCCATCGGCTTTGGGGCTATCCTGGCCAATATCCCCATCGCGGGCATGGCAGAGGTTGGACTTGCAGGACAGCCAGGCGGTCTCCTTTATTATTTTTATGTAGGTGGAATTCAGACCGGCATTTTCCCGCTGTTGATTTTTATGGGAGTTGGGGCCATGACAGATTTTGGCCCTCTTCTGGCGAACCCTAAGACAGCCCTTCTCGGCGGAGCGGCACAATTCGGAATTTTCTTTGCCCTTATCGGGGCTTTGGCGCTGACGCGATTTTTCGGAGGTCTGATTGATTTCAGTCTTCAGGATGCGGCCTCGATCGGCATTATCGGTGGCGCCGACGGCCCTACCGCTATTTTCCTTACATCCAGACTTTCACCCAATCTGCTGGGGGCCATTGCTGTGGCGGCCTATTCCTATATGGCACTGATTCCGATCATTCAGCCACCCATCATGCGATTATTGACGACTCCACGGGAACGCGCCATCGAAATGAAACAATTGCGACATGTCTCACAAGCTGAACGGATTGTTTTTCCCATCATGACGCTACTCCTATGTATTCTTCTTCTCCCCTCAGCCACTCCACTCATCGGCATGTTGATGTTCGGAAACCTGATCAAGGAATGCGGGGTGGTAAACCGGTTATCTGATACCGCTCAGAATGCCTTGATCAATATCATTACGATTATGTTGGGGCTTGCCGTGGGGTCTAAGCTGGCCGCAGCCAAGTTTTTGACGGTTGAAACACTCGGAGTTCTTACGCTGGGACTGCTCGCCTTTTGCGTGGGAACGGCGGGGGGAGTGCTTCTGGCCAAACTGATGAATGTATTCAGTAAGGACAAAATCAACCCACTTATTGGTTCGGCGGGCGTCTCGGCCGTCCCCATGGCCGCCCGGGTATCAAATAAGCTGGGACTTGAAGCCAATCCCCACAACTTCCTGCTGATGCACGCCATGGGCCCTAATGTTGCCGGCGTCATTGGTTCAGCGGTGGTTGCCGGGGTGCTTCTGGCCCTCTGCAGTTGAGTTTCAAGAATTGCCATCCCGTAAGGGCGTGGTATAGTTCACAGAACGAAAAACACAGAGATGAAAAAGCACATTTTATACGGAATTATTTGGATCATGCTTGGAGCATTGCTTTTGACCGGATGCGGGCGCGAGCCTGTATCTTCTGCCATTACGGCCATTGAGCAAGGTCATTTTCAAAACGCCGAGAAACTGCTCGCGCAGGCGTTGCAGGAAGATCCTGACAACATCAATGCGCTTATGAATCTATACATTGTTCAGCTTAAACTGGGGCAACAGGACAATGCTTTGGCCGGCTTCATGCAGGTGGCAGAAATGGCCTCCAATGATCCCAGTCCATTGGAATATGCTGCCAGTATTCAGATGGATAATAACCGCTGGCCTGAAGCGACAGTGCTTCTTACAGAGGCACTTAAGCGTTCCCCACGCTCTCCGAGTGTCCAAACCGCACTGGCCGTTGTCGATTTGAATACCACGGGGGCCATTGTTGCCCGTGACCGTCTGCTCAAAATCATCTCTGACACCCCTGCTTACGCGCCCGCCTTATTTAATCTGGGCGTTATCAACCGTGACTGGCTGAAAAATCAGAGCGAGGGTAAAAAGTATTTCCAGCGTTATCTTGCGCTCGAAAAAAATGATTCTCATACCGTTATTGCCCGGATGGCAATGACTGAAAAAATACGCAAGCCTGCCACGCTTCCCCCACCAGCAAGGACTTCTCAAAAGGAGAACTCCGACGCCCGGGATAATCGTAGCCGAGTCAAATACTTTTAACTGGGGAGGCGTATTCCATGCATAATTCGGGTTTTACAATTGCCGACATTGTAGGTATCATGGTCATCTTGATTGGGATCATTGCGGGATTCCGGCAAGGACTCTCGGGGCAGATGGCATTGGTACTCTCCGGACTCTCGGTTGCCGCAGCTTTGGTAAATGGGTTCACACCCTTGCGTGATTGGCTGGTTTACCAGTTTTCCATACCGGCAGAACTGGCCCGCTTAGCCGCCTTCCTCATGCTTGTGGTTGCGCCCATTCTTGCCGTCATGCTTCTCTACGCCCTCCTTCGCTACCTTCTCAAAATCACTTTTACCACCTGGATTGACCGACTTGGAGGCGCCATGGCGGGGGGGCTCACTTCTGCAGGGATAGTCCTGCTTGTGTTCATGGCGTTTAATTATCTTCCTGCAGATCAATGTCCCGCTGCGGTAGGCCAACGTTCCTGGATTTCCAGGGAAGTGCTTGGCGCTGAGACTCAACTCATCCACCGGCTCTCATCGCGTGTGGAAAAGGGTGAGGGCATCATTGAAAATGCTCGTAAAGAACGCGCTGGTAAACGCGAGAAATGGGAAGAATAACCTCGCTCATGGCTGGCCTCATCTCAAAATCTGTTTTGGACGATATCCGTTTCCGTTGCGATATTGTGGACGTCATTGACGCCTATATCACCTTGCCTCAGAAGGGCACGATCATCAAGGCGCTCTGCCCCTTCCATAAGGAGAAAACCCCCTCGTTCAACGTCAATCGCCAACGCCAGATCTTTCACTGTTTTGGTTGTGGTGCAGGAGGCGATGTTTTCAAATTCGTAATGCTCTATGAACATGTCGACTTCATAGGCGCCATCAAAATCCTGGCCGAAAAAGCGGGAATCCCTCTCCAGTTTAAAAAGGGATCCGAACCTTACGCCGATAAGGAAATCCTCCTAACCATCCATGAAGAGGCGGCCGCTCTTTTCCATCGACAACTTCTGCAAAGCCCTGATGCCCAGATTGCGCGCGAATATCTCCATAAGCGGCAAATCACCACGGAAGTCATTGAAGACTTCATGATCGGGTACGCTCCCGAGTCTTGGGACTTTCTACTTCAGTGGGCGTTGAAGAAGGGGCATCCACTTCAAATGCTTGATCTCGCCGGTCTTCTTATCAGGCGTGAAGAGGATCGTGGTGCCAATCCTTATTATGACCGTTTTCGCAGTCGGATCATGTTCCCTATTCGTAACGAACAAGGACGGATCGTGGCCTTTAGCGGACGAACTCTGTTACAGGATCCGAAAGCCGCAAAATACGTCAACAGCCCGGAAACGCCTCTATTCCGGAAAAGCCATATTCTATATGCGCTTGACCGGGCTCGCCGGGAAATCGTTGAAACCCGTGAAGCCATTATTTGTGAAGGCCAGATCGACGTCATCCGCTGTCATCAGGCGGGGTTCAAAACCGCGGTGGCAGCACAAGGCACTGCCTTCACCGAGGATCATGCGCGCATCTTGAAACGTTATGCGGATGGTGTGGTTCTGGTCTTTGATTCTGATGAAGCGGGTCGAAACGCCGCGCTTAAAACATCCTTGGTTTTCATGCAAATGGGCCTTGCCGTACGCGTCGCCAGCCTGCCACAAGGTGAAGATCCTGACTCTGTCATTTTAAAACAAGGGGCTCCGGCCTTTGCAAAAGCTTTGTCCCAAGCTGTACCCGCGATTGATTTCCAACTCAATCTACTATTGAGTCAGGAAGATATTCGGACGGAAGTCGGAATGATGAAGGTGAGTAAGGCAGCCCTGGCCACCATCAGTCAGAGTCCCAATGCCATCCAGCGGGATGTTCTGGTTCAGACAGTTGCACGGCGTTTGGGGGTTTCGACAGACGCCCTGCATGTCGAACTGCGACATCTCCGGAGAAATGCGCCTCCTCCGGTTGCCGATACCAGTATTAAGCCGGATAAAATCGAACGTCCGCTCAACGAAGTGCTTCTGGCCGAGCATCTGGGAACAAATCCAGATCTAGTCACCATCATGGAACTTTTCCTGCCCTTCACCATGATCACGGATCCGACCTGTCGTGCTTTTCTTGAGGTACTGCGCGACAGTTCACGTGAAGGGGTCGATGTCATGCAATTGCTTACCGAACGTGATGATGCGGAGCGCAACCTGTCAACTTTTGCCGCCCAGGTTCTTAGTGCACCGCACAAGGCAGGCCTGGAAGGAAATGACCGGCAGGCTGTCGAAGGTCTGATTCTGGGAATGTGGCGTAACGAACTTCAGAAACGCCGTATTCAGGTGGAACAACAACTTCAGTCGGTCACGGAGGAACTGGCCCGTGATGACCTTTCTGCGCAGCAGGCGCAATTAACCATGGATATCAATCGTTTGAAGCGCTGGGATACCGGCGAAGCCGTTCTCAAACTCTATATATAGATCAGGATAAAAGTGAAAGCAAATCCCCGAAAATTCAAAAAGGTAGCCGTACTCAAAGGCGGTCCATCATCTGAGCGTAGTATTTCACTGAAGTCAGGCGCCGCGGTAGCCATAGGCTTGCGGGCGGCGGGATACGAGGTGATTGAGGTGGATATTACAGAACGTTCTCTCACTCTGCCGGAACCTGTCGATGCTGTTTTTATTGCCCTTCATGGCGAGTTTGGTGAGGATGGCCAGATTCAAGCGCTGCTGGAGGCTCAAAAAATTCCTTACACCGGCTCCGGCCCAAGAGCCAGCCGGATGGCTTTTGATAAAAGGTTGAGCAAGGAGGTTTTTGTCCAGGCAGGCATTCCGACAGCCCCCTACGAGACGTTAGGGGCTGGTGGATATTTCACCCTGCCCTTGCCTGTTGTGGTTAAGCCTCCTTGTCAGGGTTCGACCATCGGAATCTTTAAGGTAAGCCGTCCCGAAGAATGGAAAAAGGCCTTTCGTGAGTCACTCCGGTATGATGGCGAAATCATAGTTGAAGCGTTTATACCGGGGCGTGAACTGACGGTGGGAGTGGTAGGCGAGACGGCCCTACCTGCAGTCGAAATCTTGGCGCCGGACGGGTGGTACGATTTCGATGCCAAGTACAGCAAGGGACAATCCCGGCATCTCTGCCCTGCCCCGCTTGATAAAGATCTGGCCAATAGGGTCAGAGACATCGCACTCCAGACATTTAAAGCACTCGGATGCCGGGGACTGGGGCGGGTGGACTTCAGGCTCACGGAATCCGGCGAATTGTTTGTGTTGGAACTGAATAACATTCCGGGATTTACGGAGACCAGCCTGCTCCCCGAAGCGGCGCAGGCTGCAGGGATTGAATTTCACGAGCTATGCTGGCAAATAATGGAGATGGCAACTCTGGAAACAGCGGTTCTACCGCCAGCAGGAGGATGATATGTGGTTTAATAAAAGTAAATCTGGGGATTCAGATAAAAGTCAGCGAGGGGAATCCTCCAAGATTAATACCCGGCGCGACCAACGGTTGAGTGAAAAACAACCACCTCTTCCTAAAATAGTCTGGATCCCGCTGGTGGGCCTTCTTGCGATTGGCCTTGGGGCCTTGTTGACGTGGAAACTCAGTGCGATGTTATTTTGGGAGAACCCGAATTACACCATTCAAAAACTCGAAATTCGGGTTGAGGGTGCCACCATTACCTCAGCTCATGTTCGGGAATATATGAACATTGGCGAAGGCTCCAACATGTTTTCCTCAAACCTCTATTCCCTGCGCTCCGATTTCCTGCGCAAGGCCCCCATAGCCAAATCGGTTAAACTTCAGCGCCATCTGCCTCATACCTTGAGCATTGAAGTTGTTGAGCGAATCCCCATTGCCAGGCTGGGACGCTGGGGCTCCCTGGCGGTGGATCGTGAAGGTTGTGTTTTCAACCTCAGGGCAGGTGGACGGGACTATCCTGTCATTATTGGATATGCCGATACGAATCTTAAACCTGGAGGGAAAGTCGACCAGTCTGCAATGAACGCGATTGAGCTTGTGGATATTTGTAACAGGTCGAAATTGGGTGAGCAGGTCAAAATTACCTCCATTGAAGTGGGGTTCAAAGACCATCTTGAAATGTGTCTGACAGCAGGTGAGCGCGTTAAAGTTGGCTGGGAGGACATGGATCAAAAACTACCAGACCTGAGGCAGAAAGCGGAGCATAAATTGATAACCCTCGCAAGTGCGTTGCGCGCCTCCGAGGAACGGGGCCGCCGATTAGTGAATTTGGATCTCACATTTTCTGACCAGTACATACCTGCACAGGAGTATTAATAATTATGAAAGTTTCAATTGTAGCTCCGGTCTTCAATGAACAGGACAATGTGTTACCTCTTTCGGGAGAACTCCACAAACTCCACACGTCCATTCCCGATCTCGAAGTTTTGCTGGTTGATGATGGTAGTCGCGATCAAACTTGGGCCCGGATATTAGAGGCGCAAACTCAATTTTATACGGTTCGCGGGCTTCATTATGATCAGAACCGAGGTCAGAGCCATGCTATGCTGGTTGGGCTTCAAATGGCTGCGGGTGATATATTGGTCACGATTGACGGAGATCTGCAAAACAATCCCGCCGATATTCCCCGCATGCTGGAGGAACTCCAGGATTTCGATGCCGTCTGCGGGTTCCGTGCCAAACGAAAGGATGCCTGGGCACGCCGGGTAGGCTCACGCCTTGCCAACCGCGTCCGAAATTGGGCAACCCATGATGGGATTCGTGATACGGGGTGCAGCCTCAAGGTCTTTCGTAAAGTCTGTGTTCCCGACCTTCCTCATGTGGAGGGCGTGCACCGGTTCATGCCCGCCTATTTCAAACTGAATGGCCGTCAAATTAAGGAAGTCGCCGTAGATCACCGCGCTCGCACCATGGGAACGTCAAAATACACCAACATGAAACGATTACCCCGAACGATTTTTGACCTGTTCGGTTTTGTCTGGTACCGTAAACGTTACCTGATTCAGCTGGATGCGGGGCTGATTAAACGGTCATAAGATTAGAACAGAGTGTAGATGAACGGGGCGACCGCCTGGCCGGCGACAATAAAAATCCCGAGCAGAAGTAACACAAGAACTACCGGGATAATCCACCAAGCCTTATTGTGCCAGGCAAAACTCCCGAATTCTTTAAGCAGCCGTCCCAGATGTTTAAAAAAGCGCATAACGTATCCCTTAGTCTAGAGCATATTCCGTTCGCCAGTTGGCTTTGTCCTGCCAAGGCGGTTGTTCTTTCTTCGACAAAATATACGAGCCTAATACCAGATAATCCATTTCTGTCCGCATGAAGCAGCGATAAGCGTCTTCAGGTGTCGACACAATCGGCTCGCCTCTGACATTAAACGAGGTATTGATGATTACCCCATATCCAGTCAGTTTGTCGAAGGCCTTGATAATGTCATAATACCCGGCATTACTTTCGGGTGAAACGGTCTGAACTCGAGCAGAGTAATCCACGTGAGTGATTGCCGGAATATCAGAACGCACCTGGTTAATGCGATCACGAATCGATAAACGCCCCACATCCTCCAGTCCCTTACAGCGCGCTTTTTGCACCTGCGCCACCAGCAACATATAAGGGGAAGGCCGGTCCAACTCGAAATAGTCGCTCACTCGCTCCACCAGACAGGCCGGTGCAAATGGCCTGAACGATTCGCGGTATTTGATCTTAAGATTCATGACCGACTGCATTTTCTGTGATCGGGCATCACCGATAATAGAGCGCCCGCCCAGCGCGCGCGGACCGAATTCCATACGCCCCTGAACCAGCCCAATGACATTTTCGGCAGCAATAAGTCTGGCGATCTCGTCTGCCCATGGCTGACGATCATATTTATGACCGGGATAGTTATTAGCTTTAAGAAAGGCCTCAACGGCATCATCCCGAATGTCCGGACCGAGGAGAGAGCCCTTCATAAAGTCATGAATATTGTCCGCCTGACGAGGATGTTTCATGACCTGATAGGCCACCATCAGCGCCGCTCCCAGGGCACCACCGGCATCGCCCGCAGCAGGTTGAATCCAGATATCCTTGAAAAGATTTTCACGAAGAAGTCGGCCATTCGCCACGCAATTCAACGCTACCCCACCAGCCATGCAGAGGTAATCTGCCCCCGTAATCTTTTTAGCGTGTCGCGCCATGCGAATCACAATTTCTTCAGTGACGACTTGGATGGACCTGGCGATATCCATTTCGCGCTGGGTAATTTCACTTTCTGAGGAGCGGGCGGGACCCCCAAATAAACCGGCGAACGCATCATTGGTCATCGTAAGCCCATCGACAAATCCGAAATACTTGAGATTCAGCCGGAACGAGCCATCCTCGCGCATATCCAGAAGATTATCCCAAATGACATCCACATACTTCGGCTCTCCATATGGGGCCAACCCCATTAATTTGTATTCACCTGAGTTTACGCGGAAGCCGGTGAAGTAAGTAAAGGCCGAATAGAGCAACCCGAGGGAGTGAGGAAAATGCAAATCCTCAAGAATCTCCAGCTTGTTGCCATCCCCTAGGCCAATGGCACTCGTCGCCCATTCCCCTACTCCATCCAGGGTCAAAATGGCCGCCTTCTGAAAGGGGGACGGGAAAAAAGCGCTGGCGGCGTGTGACTCATGATGCTCCGGGAAATAAATCGGAGGGATCGTTTTCAGGCCGCACTTTTCTAGTGCTTCCTCGATTTCCATCGGGATCCAGAGTTTTTCCTTCAGCCAAAGTGGCACGGCCATCATGAATGACTGCAAGCCCTTCGGCGCC contains:
- a CDS encoding acetyl-CoA carboxylase biotin carboxyl carrier protein subunit; this translates as PHTPIPASYTVSINGKKYAVQMNENSAVINGKSYEVNVAEGLDAANGAIPHESIDTTAIKAPMNAKVVKLLVSEGDPIQAGQVVCILEAMKMEIEVRSPVTGIISLVAITAGQQVKTGQLIASTN
- a CDS encoding sodium ion-translocating decarboxylase subunit beta — translated: MADLSLANTPSGPAQVESHRSQAMSISGGFKKLWLETGIYRFIYPKTLSEKEAEVLAARLQATAAEITDNAPRRTIIPEGAGQAVMILVGLGLIYLAIAKQFEPLLLLPIGFGAILANIPIAGMAEVGLAGQPGGLLYYFYVGGIQTGIFPLLIFMGVGAMTDFGPLLANPKTALLGGAAQFGIFFALIGALALTRFFGGLIDFSLQDAASIGIIGGADGPTAIFLTSRLSPNLLGAIAVAAYSYMALIPIIQPPIMRLLTTPRERAIEMKQLRHVSQAERIVFPIMTLLLCILLLPSATPLIGMLMFGNLIKECGVVNRLSDTAQNALINIITIMLGLAVGSKLAAAKFLTVETLGVLTLGLLAFCVGTAGGVLLAKLMNVFSKDKINPLIGSAGVSAVPMAARVSNKLGLEANPHNFLLMHAMGPNVAGVIGSAVVAGVLLALCS
- a CDS encoding tetratricopeptide repeat protein; the protein is MKKHILYGIIWIMLGALLLTGCGREPVSSAITAIEQGHFQNAEKLLAQALQEDPDNINALMNLYIVQLKLGQQDNALAGFMQVAEMASNDPSPLEYAASIQMDNNRWPEATVLLTEALKRSPRSPSVQTALAVVDLNTTGAIVARDRLLKIISDTPAYAPALFNLGVINRDWLKNQSEGKKYFQRYLALEKNDSHTVIARMAMTEKIRKPATLPPPARTSQKENSDARDNRSRVKYF
- a CDS encoding CvpA family protein; this translates as MHNSGFTIADIVGIMVILIGIIAGFRQGLSGQMALVLSGLSVAAALVNGFTPLRDWLVYQFSIPAELARLAAFLMLVVAPILAVMLLYALLRYLLKITFTTWIDRLGGAMAGGLTSAGIVLLVFMAFNYLPADQCPAAVGQRSWISREVLGAETQLIHRLSSRVEKGEGIIENARKERAGKREKWEE
- the dnaG gene encoding DNA primase, whose protein sequence is MGRITSLMAGLISKSVLDDIRFRCDIVDVIDAYITLPQKGTIIKALCPFHKEKTPSFNVNRQRQIFHCFGCGAGGDVFKFVMLYEHVDFIGAIKILAEKAGIPLQFKKGSEPYADKEILLTIHEEAAALFHRQLLQSPDAQIAREYLHKRQITTEVIEDFMIGYAPESWDFLLQWALKKGHPLQMLDLAGLLIRREEDRGANPYYDRFRSRIMFPIRNEQGRIVAFSGRTLLQDPKAAKYVNSPETPLFRKSHILYALDRARREIVETREAIICEGQIDVIRCHQAGFKTAVAAQGTAFTEDHARILKRYADGVVLVFDSDEAGRNAALKTSLVFMQMGLAVRVASLPQGEDPDSVILKQGAPAFAKALSQAVPAIDFQLNLLLSQEDIRTEVGMMKVSKAALATISQSPNAIQRDVLVQTVARRLGVSTDALHVELRHLRRNAPPPVADTSIKPDKIERPLNEVLLAEHLGTNPDLVTIMELFLPFTMITDPTCRAFLEVLRDSSREGVDVMQLLTERDDAERNLSTFAAQVLSAPHKAGLEGNDRQAVEGLILGMWRNELQKRRIQVEQQLQSVTEELARDDLSAQQAQLTMDINRLKRWDTGEAVLKLYI
- a CDS encoding D-alanine--D-alanine ligase, giving the protein MKANPRKFKKVAVLKGGPSSERSISLKSGAAVAIGLRAAGYEVIEVDITERSLTLPEPVDAVFIALHGEFGEDGQIQALLEAQKIPYTGSGPRASRMAFDKRLSKEVFVQAGIPTAPYETLGAGGYFTLPLPVVVKPPCQGSTIGIFKVSRPEEWKKAFRESLRYDGEIIVEAFIPGRELTVGVVGETALPAVEILAPDGWYDFDAKYSKGQSRHLCPAPLDKDLANRVRDIALQTFKALGCRGLGRVDFRLTESGELFVLELNNIPGFTETSLLPEAAQAAGIEFHELCWQIMEMATLETAVLPPAGG
- a CDS encoding FtsQ-type POTRA domain-containing protein; translation: MWFNKSKSGDSDKSQRGESSKINTRRDQRLSEKQPPLPKIVWIPLVGLLAIGLGALLTWKLSAMLFWENPNYTIQKLEIRVEGATITSAHVREYMNIGEGSNMFSSNLYSLRSDFLRKAPIAKSVKLQRHLPHTLSIEVVERIPIARLGRWGSLAVDREGCVFNLRAGGRDYPVIIGYADTNLKPGGKVDQSAMNAIELVDICNRSKLGEQVKITSIEVGFKDHLEMCLTAGERVKVGWEDMDQKLPDLRQKAEHKLITLASALRASEERGRRLVNLDLTFSDQYIPAQEY
- a CDS encoding glycosyltransferase family 2 protein — translated: MKVSIVAPVFNEQDNVLPLSGELHKLHTSIPDLEVLLVDDGSRDQTWARILEAQTQFYTVRGLHYDQNRGQSHAMLVGLQMAAGDILVTIDGDLQNNPADIPRMLEELQDFDAVCGFRAKRKDAWARRVGSRLANRVRNWATHDGIRDTGCSLKVFRKVCVPDLPHVEGVHRFMPAYFKLNGRQIKEVAVDHRARTMGTSKYTNMKRLPRTIFDLFGFVWYRKRYLIQLDAGLIKRS
- a CDS encoding DUF5989 family protein — encoded protein: MRFFKHLGRLLKEFGSFAWHNKAWWIIPVVLVLLLLGIFIVAGQAVAPFIYTLF
- a CDS encoding carbamoyltransferase, whose translation is MNILGISAFYHDSAAALVCDGEIIAAAQEERFTRKKHDPNFPLNAVKYCLAELEKRGGTLDAVTFYDKPIRKFERILKTYFSTAPKGLQSFMMAVPLWLKEKLWIPMEIEEALEKCGLKTIPPIYFPEHHESHAASAFFPSPFQKAAILTLDGVGEWATSAIGLGDGNKLEILEDLHFPHSLGLLYSAFTYFTGFRVNSGEYKLMGLAPYGEPKYVDVIWDNLLDMREDGSFRLNLKYFGFVDGLTMTNDAFAGLFGGPARSSESEITQREMDIARSIQVVTEEIVIRMARHAKKITGADYLCMAGGVALNCVANGRLLRENLFKDIWIQPAAGDAGGALGAALMVAYQVMKHPRQADNIHDFMKGSLLGPDIRDDAVEAFLKANNYPGHKYDRQPWADEIARLIAAENVIGLVQGRMEFGPRALGGRSIIGDARSQKMQSVMNLKIKYRESFRPFAPACLVERVSDYFELDRPSPYMLLVAQVQKARCKGLEDVGRLSIRDRINQVRSDIPAITHVDYSARVQTVSPESNAGYYDIIKAFDKLTGYGVIINTSFNVRGEPIVSTPEDAYRCFMRTEMDYLVLGSYILSKKEQPPWQDKANWRTEYALD